Proteins encoded within one genomic window of Kibdelosporangium phytohabitans:
- a CDS encoding helix-turn-helix domain-containing protein, producing the protein MGTPLGDFIRVKRDSIQPGSLGLPDHGRRRSPGLRRLDLAVRAGISADYLARIEQGRDRNPSTEVMNALADALSLAPSERTHLRYLAKITGDRCATDFRPAPPPRHVRPAVLEMLTLLEPGIAIVTNRLGDVLARTSGYETVTGATGLLDGDPPNVTRYVFTDPRARALFADWDDIADEQAFDLWLAPSVENLEWLAADISPVAGDDFTRRLKNHAVPRRGILRLNHPAGHELRLRRETLELTADAQQIVVFLPADEQTADVAGHRSIGRLRSIS; encoded by the coding sequence ATGGGGACGCCGCTGGGGGATTTCATCCGGGTCAAGCGCGACAGCATCCAGCCCGGCTCCCTGGGCCTGCCGGACCACGGCCGCCGCCGGTCACCCGGCCTGCGGCGGCTGGATCTCGCCGTCCGCGCCGGGATCAGCGCCGACTACCTCGCTCGCATCGAGCAAGGCCGTGACCGCAATCCGTCGACGGAAGTGATGAACGCCCTCGCCGACGCGCTCAGCCTCGCGCCCTCGGAACGCACCCACCTGCGCTACCTCGCGAAGATCACGGGGGACAGGTGCGCCACGGACTTCCGGCCCGCGCCGCCGCCTCGGCACGTGCGTCCGGCCGTGCTCGAGATGCTGACCCTGCTCGAACCAGGCATCGCGATCGTGACCAACCGGCTCGGTGACGTCCTCGCCCGCACCAGCGGTTACGAGACCGTCACCGGTGCGACCGGCCTGCTCGACGGCGACCCGCCGAACGTCACCCGCTACGTCTTCACCGATCCCAGGGCCCGCGCGTTGTTCGCCGACTGGGACGACATCGCGGACGAGCAAGCCTTCGACCTGTGGCTCGCGCCGTCGGTCGAGAACCTCGAATGGCTCGCCGCCGACATCAGCCCCGTCGCGGGCGACGACTTCACGCGTCGCCTGAAGAACCACGCGGTGCCCAGGCGTGGGATCCTGCGGCTCAACCACCCGGCTGGGCACGAGCTCCGGTTGCGGCGTGAGACGCTCGAACTCACCGCGGACGCCCAGCAGATCGTCGTCTTCCTCCCGGCGGACGAGCAGACAGCCGACGTGGCCGGCCACCGGTCCATCGGGCGGCTCCGGTCCATCTCGTGA
- a CDS encoding MFS transporter, translated as MQNKRALMVWGLLVVAANLRPSLTGVGPLLDRVQADLGLSPAVAGLVNTLPLLAFAVISPVVPRMAPRRGPERLLASALVVLTLGIAIRWVPSTVSLFAGTVLIGAGIAVGNVLLPSLIKRDFPTKVGLLTSAYATVMGGVAAVASGVAVPISEVAPGGWYTALGCWIALALAAIVLWLPQVRTPRPAARAVSGHRLPWGSGLAWAVTAFMGLQSLGFYVVVTWLPQVVQDSGIGAAEAGWLLFVFQVVAVVTSLAAPAMLRWARDQRALATVNSLIMLAGYAGLLLAPQWALLWTVVLGLGGGACLVLALAFLSLRAQDAAAAGALSAMAQSVGYLLAAVGPAVFGLLHTVSSGWSTPLALMCAAAAGQTLVAVVAGRGTVPALRRG; from the coding sequence ATGCAGAACAAACGGGCGCTGATGGTGTGGGGGCTGCTGGTCGTCGCGGCGAACCTGCGGCCGAGCCTGACCGGGGTCGGGCCGTTGCTGGATCGCGTACAGGCCGACCTGGGGCTGTCCCCGGCCGTCGCGGGCTTGGTGAACACGCTGCCGCTGCTGGCGTTCGCGGTGATATCGCCGGTTGTGCCGCGGATGGCCCCGCGGCGGGGGCCTGAGCGGCTCCTGGCCAGCGCGCTCGTGGTGCTGACGCTCGGCATCGCGATCCGGTGGGTGCCGTCGACCGTCAGCCTGTTCGCGGGGACAGTGCTGATCGGCGCCGGGATCGCGGTGGGCAACGTGCTGCTGCCGAGCCTGATCAAGCGCGACTTCCCGACCAAGGTGGGCTTGCTGACCAGTGCGTACGCCACGGTGATGGGAGGTGTCGCGGCGGTGGCGTCCGGTGTGGCGGTGCCGATCAGCGAGGTCGCCCCTGGCGGGTGGTACACGGCGTTGGGTTGCTGGATCGCGCTCGCGCTGGCGGCCATTGTGCTGTGGCTGCCGCAGGTGCGGACGCCCCGACCAGCAGCGCGGGCGGTCAGCGGCCACCGGTTGCCGTGGGGCTCGGGGTTGGCGTGGGCGGTCACCGCGTTCATGGGATTGCAGTCGCTGGGTTTCTACGTCGTCGTGACCTGGCTGCCTCAGGTGGTCCAGGACAGCGGGATCGGCGCCGCCGAGGCGGGCTGGCTGTTGTTCGTGTTCCAGGTGGTGGCGGTGGTGACCAGTCTGGCGGCGCCCGCGATGCTGCGCTGGGCACGTGACCAGCGCGCACTGGCCACCGTGAACTCGTTGATCATGCTCGCCGGGTACGCGGGGCTCCTGCTCGCACCGCAGTGGGCTCTGTTGTGGACTGTCGTACTCGGACTGGGCGGCGGCGCGTGTTTGGTGCTGGCGCTGGCATTCCTCAGCCTGCGAGCCCAGGACGCGGCTGCGGCGGGGGCGTTGTCCGCGATGGCGCAGTCCGTCGGCTACCTGCTGGCGGCCGTGGGGCCGGCGGTCTTCGGCCTGCTGCACACCGTCAGCTCCGGCTGGAGCACGCCACTGGCCCTGATGTGTGCCGCCGCGGCCGGCCAAACGCTCGTCGCGGTGGTGGCCGGGCGGGGCACAGTCCCGGCCCTCAGGCGAGGCTGA
- a CDS encoding LysR family transcriptional regulator codes for MIDLRRLHVLRAVAHHGTITAAAKSLHFTTSAASQQIRQLARELGVDLLEPHGRRVRLTPAARTLLVHADAIEARWEQAEIDLHAVRDEPAGLLRLCAFPSAVSMLLAPLVARLRAQYPRLDIQVREDEQHNAFDLLFNGETDLVVVEATPGNPTASDARFDQRPLLDDVFDLVLPASHDFARRKGIALAETADLEWIIPVTANTCREHILAACGTAGFTPHVVHQVLEWNAIANMVAHGLGVCLVPRLAHLPPHLPVTRVPLRGNPKPSRKLLTCTRASSARHPAVAVAITELHRAAQDVSLA; via the coding sequence ATGATCGACCTGCGCCGGTTGCACGTGCTCCGCGCTGTGGCGCACCACGGCACGATCACGGCCGCGGCCAAGTCGCTGCACTTCACCACGTCGGCCGCCTCTCAGCAGATCCGTCAGCTGGCCCGGGAACTGGGCGTTGACCTGCTCGAACCGCACGGCAGGCGTGTGCGGCTGACCCCGGCCGCGCGTACTCTGCTCGTGCACGCGGACGCCATCGAGGCCCGCTGGGAGCAGGCCGAGATCGACCTGCACGCCGTTCGTGACGAGCCGGCCGGCCTGCTGCGGCTGTGCGCGTTCCCGTCAGCGGTGTCGATGCTGCTCGCGCCCCTTGTCGCACGTTTGCGCGCGCAGTACCCGCGCCTGGACATCCAGGTCCGCGAGGACGAACAGCACAACGCCTTCGACCTGCTGTTCAACGGTGAGACGGACCTGGTGGTCGTCGAGGCGACCCCCGGCAACCCGACGGCGAGCGACGCGCGATTCGACCAACGGCCGCTGCTGGACGACGTGTTCGACCTCGTGCTGCCCGCGTCCCACGACTTCGCGCGGCGCAAGGGCATCGCGCTGGCCGAGACCGCGGACCTGGAGTGGATCATCCCGGTCACCGCGAACACCTGCCGCGAGCACATTCTCGCGGCGTGCGGCACGGCCGGGTTCACGCCGCACGTCGTCCACCAGGTCCTGGAGTGGAACGCGATCGCCAACATGGTCGCGCACGGGCTCGGCGTGTGCCTGGTGCCCCGGCTCGCGCACCTGCCGCCGCACCTGCCGGTCACCCGCGTCCCGTTGCGGGGCAACCCGAAACCCAGCCGCAAGCTGCTGACGTGCACCCGTGCCAGCAGCGCACGGCACCCCGCGGTGGCCGTCGCGATCACGGAACTGCACCGCGCGGCCCAGGACGTCAGCCTCGCCTGA
- a CDS encoding ricin-type beta-trefoil lectin domain protein gives MRLALAAALAALGLTALTGPAQAESDGGVRVMPLGDSITDGFNVPGGYRIGLWQRSAGRYTVDFVGSGVNGPAELGDHDHEGHSGWRIDQLDASIVPWIRSANPRTVLLHIGTNDVNQNHDLANAPARLSGLIDKIRAHAPLAEVFVAQITPESNTVREERVRAYNAAIPGVVAQKGPHTHLVDMHTGFTTADLADGVHPNAAGYDKMAARWLAALESVPGSLSSVLAPPVGAATVLSNPQSTRCMDVAGAGTEPGSQVLIWDCHGGTNQRWVRTAADELRVYGDRCLDVNGNGSADGTKIQIWTCNGSLAQRFTFAANGSLVGAGSGKCVDVTSSGTANGTLVQLYQCNSTGAQRWSAR, from the coding sequence GTGAGACTCGCTTTGGCTGCGGCACTCGCGGCACTCGGCCTGACGGCGCTGACCGGCCCCGCACAGGCGGAATCCGACGGTGGCGTGCGCGTGATGCCGCTCGGCGACTCGATCACCGACGGGTTCAACGTGCCCGGCGGCTACCGGATCGGCCTGTGGCAGCGGTCGGCCGGCCGCTACACCGTGGACTTCGTCGGTTCTGGCGTGAACGGCCCGGCCGAGCTCGGCGACCACGACCACGAAGGCCACTCGGGCTGGCGGATCGACCAGCTCGACGCCAGCATCGTGCCGTGGATCCGGTCCGCGAACCCCAGGACGGTCCTGCTGCACATCGGCACGAACGACGTGAACCAGAACCACGACCTGGCCAACGCGCCCGCCCGGCTGAGCGGGCTGATCGACAAGATCCGCGCACACGCACCGCTGGCCGAGGTGTTCGTCGCCCAGATCACGCCGGAGAGCAACACGGTGCGGGAGGAACGCGTACGCGCCTACAACGCGGCGATTCCCGGTGTCGTGGCACAGAAAGGACCCCATACCCACCTGGTGGACATGCACACCGGGTTCACCACGGCCGACCTCGCGGACGGCGTGCACCCCAACGCGGCGGGCTACGACAAGATGGCGGCCCGCTGGCTCGCCGCGCTCGAATCCGTTCCCGGAAGCCTCAGTTCGGTGCTCGCCCCGCCGGTCGGCGCTGCGACCGTGCTGTCGAACCCGCAGTCCACGCGGTGCATGGACGTGGCCGGCGCCGGCACGGAACCCGGCAGCCAGGTGCTCATCTGGGACTGCCACGGCGGCACGAACCAGCGATGGGTCCGTACCGCGGCCGACGAACTGCGCGTCTACGGCGACCGATGTCTCGACGTCAACGGCAACGGGTCGGCGGACGGGACGAAGATCCAGATCTGGACGTGCAACGGCTCACTGGCGCAGCGTTTCACCTTCGCCGCCAACGGTTCCCTCGTCGGCGCCGGGTCAGGCAAATGCGTGGACGTGACGTCGAGTGGCACCGCGAACGGCACCCTCGTCCAGCTGTACCAGTGCAACAGCACCGGAGCGCAACGCTGGTCGGCACGCTGA
- a CDS encoding DUF6294 family protein, producing the protein MTFKARWMSIVVAMLALALGSIFATPASAQTQTSAAAQALCNGYEYCWFTWGPIRAGDCTMEEAKWTLYRDGRAYFEARIISSDSNDAWLMWPEALDTSGIVLGAIHHGGDPKFVRGTVKNEWRWWFDSGSFDARFFDRVDSMRLKSHC; encoded by the coding sequence ATGACGTTCAAAGCACGCTGGATGTCGATTGTCGTGGCGATGCTCGCTCTCGCGTTGGGGAGCATCTTCGCCACACCGGCATCGGCGCAGACGCAGACGTCCGCCGCCGCGCAGGCGCTCTGCAACGGATACGAGTACTGCTGGTTCACCTGGGGGCCCATCAGAGCTGGGGACTGCACGATGGAGGAGGCGAAATGGACCCTCTACCGCGACGGCCGTGCGTACTTTGAGGCGCGGATCATCAGCAGCGACAGCAATGACGCGTGGCTGATGTGGCCGGAGGCGCTGGACACCTCGGGCATCGTGCTGGGCGCGATCCACCACGGCGGTGACCCCAAGTTCGTCCGGGGCACCGTCAAGAACGAATGGCGCTGGTGGTTCGACAGCGGTTCGTTCGACGCCCGGTTCTTCGACCGCGTCGACAGCATGCGGCTCAAGAGCCACTGCTAG
- a CDS encoding GNAT family N-acetyltransferase translates to MTEHLSPLDNPVWTSLNGPHAHLAEKHGRALRYPVDVAPFLAVPDRLDEAVWRDAAELAGAGEELTLTGPHTLPPDSWQVADVIPGVQLVDDGIDARPDREAVRLGRADVPEMIDLVRRTRPGPFLPRTIELGTYLGIRRDGKLVAMAGERLRPPGWTEISAVCTDPAFRGNGLATRLVLAVAAGIADRGEIPFLHTGAANTGAIRLYESLGFRLRHRPDFVVARVPSAAEQRRVG, encoded by the coding sequence ATGACTGAACACCTGTCACCACTCGACAATCCGGTGTGGACGTCGCTGAACGGACCACACGCCCACCTCGCCGAGAAGCACGGGCGAGCGCTGCGCTACCCCGTCGACGTGGCTCCGTTCCTCGCGGTTCCCGACCGGCTCGACGAAGCCGTGTGGCGCGATGCCGCCGAACTCGCCGGGGCGGGCGAGGAGCTGACGCTGACCGGCCCGCACACCCTGCCCCCGGACAGCTGGCAGGTCGCGGACGTGATCCCCGGGGTGCAACTCGTCGACGACGGCATCGACGCCCGGCCCGACCGCGAGGCAGTGCGGCTGGGGCGGGCGGACGTGCCGGAGATGATCGACCTGGTCCGGCGCACCCGGCCGGGACCGTTCCTGCCGAGGACGATCGAACTGGGCACCTATCTGGGGATCCGCCGCGACGGGAAGCTCGTGGCGATGGCAGGCGAGCGGCTGCGGCCACCGGGCTGGACCGAGATCAGCGCGGTGTGCACCGACCCCGCGTTCCGCGGTAACGGCCTGGCGACGCGGCTCGTGCTCGCCGTGGCCGCGGGCATCGCCGACCGCGGCGAGATCCCGTTCCTGCACACCGGCGCCGCCAACACCGGGGCGATCCGGCTGTACGAGTCACTGGGGTTCCGGCTGCGTCATCGCCCGGACTTCGTGGTGGCCCGTGTTCCGTCGGCCGCCGAGCAGCGTCGGGTCGGCTGA
- a CDS encoding alpha/beta hydrolase: MNEHRHSRRSMLKAAGGIGAAMALGGVATAGTAHAIGNGLTVVDRNESDPRMWYYRFATAEIGWQPAVNVLLPDDYHSSGRTYPVLYLFHGGGTDQDFITFDRLGIRDWTAGKPIIVVMPDGGHAGWYSNPVTTNVGPRNWENFHIGQLLPWIESNFRTFAEYDGRAVAGFSMGGFGALKYAAKYWGHFASVSAHSGPASLRRDDGMVVHWANLSSAALDLGGGMVYGMPWDEARVTADNPCQRVESYRNKRVFLVAGTSPDPVNWFDRANETQVLAGQREFRALLDRAGIPHEAHEEPGGHFVRDYMMRADLDGIINRLRKA, from the coding sequence GTGAACGAGCACCGCCACAGCCGCAGGAGCATGCTGAAGGCAGCCGGGGGCATCGGCGCGGCGATGGCCCTCGGGGGTGTGGCCACGGCAGGCACCGCCCACGCGATCGGCAACGGGCTGACGGTCGTCGACCGCAACGAGAGCGACCCCCGGATGTGGTACTACCGGTTCGCCACGGCCGAGATCGGCTGGCAGCCCGCTGTCAACGTCCTGCTGCCCGACGACTACCACAGCAGCGGGCGCACGTACCCCGTGCTCTACCTCTTCCACGGCGGCGGGACCGACCAGGACTTCATCACGTTCGACCGGCTGGGCATCCGGGACTGGACCGCGGGCAAGCCGATCATCGTCGTGATGCCCGACGGCGGGCACGCGGGCTGGTACTCCAACCCGGTCACGACCAACGTCGGCCCGCGCAACTGGGAGAACTTCCACATCGGCCAACTGCTGCCGTGGATCGAGTCGAACTTCCGCACGTTCGCCGAGTACGACGGCCGCGCGGTGGCCGGGTTCTCGATGGGCGGTTTCGGCGCGTTGAAGTACGCCGCCAAGTACTGGGGGCACTTCGCCTCGGTCAGCGCCCACTCCGGACCGGCCAGCCTCCGCCGCGACGACGGCATGGTCGTGCACTGGGCCAACCTCAGCTCGGCGGCACTGGACCTGGGCGGCGGCATGGTCTACGGCATGCCGTGGGACGAGGCGAGGGTCACGGCCGACAACCCGTGCCAGCGCGTCGAGAGCTACCGCAACAAGCGGGTCTTCCTGGTCGCGGGCACCAGCCCGGACCCGGTCAACTGGTTCGACCGGGCCAACGAGACCCAGGTGCTCGCCGGTCAGCGCGAGTTCCGCGCACTGCTGGACCGGGCAGGCATCCCGCACGAGGCGCACGAGGAGCCCGGCGGCCACTTCGTCCGCGACTACATGATGCGGGCCGACCTCGACGGCATCATCAACCGTCTCCGCAAGGCGTAG